Proteins encoded by one window of Streptomyces sp. LX-29:
- a CDS encoding GNAT family N-acetyltransferase → MTSLDFRTVPDAHLDRALDLAYLVFHDKVEEEKRKTHLDFMRRCERVGAYDGDQLVGLLGALPQQLSVPGGELPCAGVTFVCVAPTHRRRGVLTGMIDELWRRCARAGQPIAALWVSEASIYGRFGFDPATRSSTVEIDSARPLALRIDADERPLRFVDAEAMPALLGPFHDGQRALRAGRMARDEHWWREELMNPDNQEDDGFGPPRTVVIGGDGGTDPDTVAGYAIYRTRGGDDSAGTPGTVDVYDVEAESAPVAAALWRYLASIDLTEKVRAWGRPLDDPLLLFAADRDQVRVVQEFPALWLRLVDVPAALRARGWAADVDLVLELSDARLPANAGRFRLTATADGDGVTYEATDDAPDLGLDVRELAACYLGGTRLAHLVRAGLVTEHTPGAADRLDAALHTEWLPHTTDEF, encoded by the coding sequence ATGACCTCGTTGGACTTTCGCACGGTCCCCGATGCCCATCTCGACCGCGCGCTCGACCTCGCCTATCTCGTCTTCCACGACAAGGTCGAGGAGGAGAAGCGCAAGACCCACCTCGACTTCATGCGGCGCTGCGAACGGGTGGGCGCATACGACGGCGACCAGCTCGTCGGACTGCTGGGTGCCCTGCCGCAACAGCTGTCCGTCCCCGGGGGCGAGCTCCCCTGCGCGGGCGTCACCTTCGTCTGCGTCGCGCCCACCCACCGCAGGCGCGGCGTGCTCACCGGAATGATCGACGAGCTCTGGCGCCGCTGCGCGCGTGCCGGGCAGCCGATCGCCGCCCTCTGGGTCTCCGAGGCGTCCATCTACGGGCGCTTCGGCTTCGATCCCGCCACCCGCTCCTCCACCGTGGAGATCGACTCCGCCCGCCCGCTGGCGCTGCGCATCGACGCCGACGAGCGCCCGCTGCGGTTCGTGGACGCCGAGGCCATGCCCGCGCTGCTCGGCCCCTTCCACGACGGGCAGCGCGCCCTCCGCGCGGGGCGCATGGCGCGTGACGAGCACTGGTGGCGCGAGGAGTTGATGAACCCGGACAACCAGGAGGACGACGGCTTCGGCCCGCCGCGCACCGTCGTCATCGGCGGCGACGGCGGCACCGACCCGGACACCGTGGCCGGTTACGCCATCTACCGCACTCGCGGGGGTGACGACAGCGCGGGGACTCCCGGCACGGTCGACGTCTACGACGTGGAGGCCGAGTCCGCCCCGGTCGCGGCCGCCCTGTGGCGCTACCTCGCCTCGATCGACCTCACCGAGAAGGTGCGTGCCTGGGGCCGGCCCCTGGACGACCCGCTGCTGCTGTTCGCCGCCGACCGCGACCAGGTCCGCGTCGTCCAGGAGTTCCCGGCGCTGTGGCTGCGTCTGGTCGACGTCCCCGCCGCCCTGCGGGCGCGCGGCTGGGCCGCCGACGTCGACCTGGTCCTGGAGCTGAGCGACGCCCGACTGCCCGCCAACGCCGGCCGCTTCCGCCTCACCGCGACAGCCGACGGGGACGGGGTGACGTACGAGGCGACGGACGACGCGCCCGACCTCGGCCTGGACGTCCGCGAGCTCGCCGCCTGCTACCTCGGCGGCACCCGGCTCGCCCACCTGGTCCGCGCCGGCCTGGTCACCGAGCACACCCCGGGCGCGGCCGACCGACTGGACGCCGCCCTGCACACCGAGTGGCTGCCGCACACCACGGACGAGTTCTAG